One stretch of Elephas maximus indicus isolate mEleMax1 chromosome 22, mEleMax1 primary haplotype, whole genome shotgun sequence DNA includes these proteins:
- the LOC126065850 gene encoding uncharacterized protein LOC126065850 isoform X2, protein MVLLASKISHMKMENLDSNLMCCWKDPIKRISALEDKIDHIQSSVENPGVLKKAESNPLVCSFHDLQKGNTGEEEKDERHPFDWPLMTSYNRVQKERDSLDHEVTFLHSELFQAKFTLKQLEKAYVKLQSKLLANRAINEDLSLELAFLKPNLRSSEENITGLEAEKRELTLRIKNLKEEREQLLSQKKLLIKTLTSRKDE, encoded by the exons TTGCTGGCATCCAAAATTTCCCACATGAAAATGGAAAACTTAGATAGCAATTTGATGTGTTGCTGGAAGGATCCAATAAAAAG GATAAGTGCTTTGGAGGACAAGATAGACCACATCCAATCATCAGTTGAAAACCCTGGGGTCTTGAAGAAGGCTGAATCGAATCCTTTAGTCTGCAGTTTCCATGACTTACAAAAAGGAAACACAGGAGAAGAG gagaAGGATGAACGACACCCTTTTGATTGGCCGTTAATGACCAGTTATAACAGAGTTCAAAAGGAAAGAGATTCTTTGGACCATGAAGTGACTTTCCTCCATTCAGAATTGTTTCAAGCTAAATTCACTCTCAAACAGCTTGAAAAAGCATATGTCAAGCTTCAGTCAAAGCTGTTAGCTAACAGAGCT ATAAATGAGGATCTGTCTTTGGAACTGGCGTTTCTAAAACCCAATCTCCGGTCCTCTGAGGAAAACATCACAGGTCTTGAAGCGGAAAAGAGAGAGCTAACTCTGAGGATTAAGAACCTCAAGGAAGAAAGGGAGCAACTCCTTTCCCAAAAAAAATTGCTGATAAAAACCTTGACATCCAGAAAGGATGAATAA